One genomic window of Ktedonobacteraceae bacterium includes the following:
- a CDS encoding putative manganese-dependent inorganic diphosphatase → MPRPIYVIGHKNSDLDSVASAYAYAHLLRMQGEEEVIAARNGSLKPEVSFVLERYHVEPPEAVDDVYLQVRDVMRRGVICAYLDQPILEAGQLLQEHQRRSMPVVDTENKVHGIIATEDFAKLFFNDLDPQSVNRIPLNRQNLASVLKGRVLVEGRRKLGNRVLVGAMQAETMADYIEPGCLVVLGDREDAQLKAIECGAAALVITGDLLVSERTLREARRQGVMVISTAHHTFTAVRLINLSIRTQDIMNREFDSCHLEDQVSEIQNVLARRRSLPVVDGKGKLVGYLSRTDLINAHPKKVILVDHNERSQAVDGIEEAELLGIIDHHRIADVHTNKPIMFRAEPVGCTGTIIAGLYAEAGVDIPREVAGLLLAGLLYDTLILRSPTCTPRDERIAAILAEVAGEDIEQYGQEIFAAAATDLNTRSAEALLTSDFKEFSVGDTKFAIGTVETASPGAIEKRSEELLQTMHKLAQERGYSVFLFMIVDIINMVCHLLIWGGERAVAEILGVPLEADGHSVVVEGLVSRKKQLVPLLPRIRGAM, encoded by the coding sequence ATGCCAAGGCCCATCTATGTGATTGGACACAAGAACTCCGACCTGGATTCTGTTGCCTCGGCCTATGCCTACGCGCACCTGTTACGAATGCAAGGAGAAGAAGAGGTTATCGCAGCTCGCAACGGCAGTTTGAAGCCAGAAGTGAGCTTCGTCCTTGAGCGATATCACGTCGAACCGCCGGAAGCGGTTGATGATGTGTATCTGCAGGTGCGCGATGTTATGCGGCGCGGCGTCATTTGCGCCTATCTCGACCAGCCAATACTGGAGGCCGGTCAACTGCTTCAGGAGCATCAACGCCGTTCTATGCCCGTTGTTGATACTGAGAATAAAGTTCATGGCATTATCGCCACCGAAGATTTTGCGAAATTGTTCTTTAACGATCTCGACCCGCAATCCGTTAATCGCATCCCGCTCAATCGCCAAAACCTGGCCTCAGTTCTCAAAGGCAGAGTCCTGGTAGAGGGAAGGCGCAAGCTGGGGAATCGCGTGCTTGTGGGAGCGATGCAGGCCGAAACAATGGCCGATTATATCGAGCCTGGCTGCCTGGTCGTACTGGGGGATCGCGAGGATGCCCAGCTAAAGGCTATCGAATGCGGCGCCGCCGCGCTGGTGATTACCGGAGACCTGCTCGTCTCTGAACGAACGCTGCGAGAGGCCCGCAGGCAGGGAGTGATGGTCATCAGTACCGCGCATCACACCTTTACCGCCGTGCGCCTGATTAATCTGAGTATTCGAACGCAGGATATCATGAACCGCGAATTTGATTCGTGCCACCTTGAAGATCAGGTAAGCGAAATACAAAACGTACTGGCGCGCAGGCGTTCGCTACCCGTCGTAGATGGAAAGGGAAAACTTGTAGGATATCTCTCGCGTACCGATCTCATTAATGCTCATCCTAAAAAGGTCATACTCGTCGATCACAATGAGCGCTCGCAGGCGGTAGATGGTATCGAGGAAGCCGAGTTGCTGGGCATCATTGATCACCATCGCATCGCCGATGTTCATACAAACAAACCCATCATGTTCCGCGCCGAACCGGTTGGTTGCACAGGTACAATTATCGCCGGCTTGTATGCCGAAGCGGGCGTCGATATTCCTCGTGAAGTAGCGGGTCTGTTACTGGCCGGCTTATTATATGATACACTGATCCTGCGTTCCCCCACCTGCACGCCACGCGACGAGCGCATTGCCGCAATTCTGGCCGAGGTCGCGGGCGAGGATATCGAGCAGTACGGCCAGGAGATTTTCGCAGCTGCCGCCACCGATCTCAACACGCGCTCCGCCGAAGCATTGCTGACCTCTGATTTCAAGGAATTTAGCGTTGGTGATACAAAGTTTGCCATCGGGACAGTCGAGACGGCCAGCCCAGGAGCTATAGAAAAGCGTAGCGAGGAGCTGTTGCAAACCATGCACAAACTGGCACAGGAACGCGGTTACAGCGTTTTCCTCTTCATGATCGTAGATATCATTAATATGGTCTGTCACCTGTTAATCTGGGGTGGAGAGCGAGCAGTCGCTGAGATATTGGGTGTGCCTCTTGAGGCAGATGGACATTCGGTCGTGGTAGAAGGGCTTGTTTCACGTAAGAAACAACTGGTTCCATTGCTGCCCCGTATCCGTGGCGCAATGTAG
- a CDS encoding M28 family peptidase, which produces MLRRLIRVCCLCILICNFLVPTAISTASTKITYQQQASGDFPVVDPDYIYNQLFYMATHFQHRSAGYNVNQGHDQFAAYWSQEMARNLQGFAPQVRRDYFPIDGWKGAPATVPAFNVEVSVPGITHPEQEVVIGCHYDGQLSSTQSANDDASGCAIELGVAKGLAAYWKSHHVYPARTLRFVIFDAEESGLNGSFYYVDNTVNGDIHTIVAMINEEQNGIAYPLRYLGQLSNPVLPLYIFTSPLQNNDFYRGRDKLTQQQRDNITLFDALMQEAITASFAQFRAMGYQMLSYHGSNHQDVLQPIFTPDQYNNIQMREDNLAGSDEVPFTIAGLPCATPVGNFTYYDSNPPPWSYPYDQPTDTIQLMNTFADGSSLQSQALTLALAMPGMLTTWMLSRPEILGTASLDQNPVAAISDVGATRVNRPLALDARASFDPNSNNSSDLSYAWNFGDGTKATGIAVTHTFKAAGNYTLTLTVSSPTGKRTISKQLDVTTQPIATNPIHLNQDGKPPANPAVMLPVPDNSLSDRVALASTTTVPIPLPTTPTVQPVGFYIGLGVLIVILIIGAGLAIVRMRRKQAA; this is translated from the coding sequence ATGCTACGCCGGTTGATACGTGTGTGCTGCCTGTGTATTCTCATCTGCAACTTCCTGGTTCCTACCGCAATCAGCACTGCCAGTACCAAAATCACTTACCAGCAGCAGGCATCCGGCGATTTTCCAGTCGTTGACCCTGACTACATCTATAACCAGCTTTTTTACATGGCCACACACTTTCAACACCGCAGCGCGGGCTACAATGTCAACCAGGGGCATGACCAGTTTGCCGCTTACTGGTCGCAGGAAATGGCGCGCAATCTACAGGGTTTCGCGCCACAGGTGCGGCGCGATTATTTCCCGATAGATGGGTGGAAAGGCGCCCCCGCGACCGTGCCGGCATTCAACGTGGAAGTCAGCGTCCCAGGGATCACACATCCAGAGCAGGAGGTCGTGATCGGTTGCCATTATGACGGCCAGCTCAGTTCGACGCAGTCGGCCAACGATGATGCCAGCGGCTGCGCTATCGAATTAGGGGTAGCAAAAGGATTGGCCGCCTACTGGAAAAGCCACCACGTGTATCCGGCGCGCACGCTGCGTTTTGTCATCTTTGACGCGGAAGAATCGGGATTGAACGGCTCATTTTATTATGTCGATAACACCGTCAATGGCGATATTCATACTATTGTCGCTATGATCAATGAGGAGCAGAATGGCATTGCTTACCCGCTGCGTTACCTGGGCCAGCTATCAAACCCGGTGCTGCCCCTCTACATTTTCACGTCGCCGTTGCAAAACAACGATTTCTACCGGGGACGCGATAAACTCACGCAGCAACAGCGCGACAACATCACCCTGTTTGACGCCCTGATGCAGGAGGCAATTACCGCCTCGTTTGCACAATTTCGCGCAATGGGATACCAGATGCTCAGCTATCACGGCAGCAACCACCAGGATGTCTTGCAGCCTATCTTCACGCCCGATCAATACAATAACATTCAAATGCGGGAGGATAACCTGGCGGGCAGCGACGAGGTGCCTTTCACGATAGCCGGTCTGCCCTGCGCTACACCGGTCGGGAACTTTACCTACTATGATAGCAACCCGCCGCCATGGTCGTATCCTTACGATCAACCGACAGATACGATTCAATTAATGAATACCTTTGCCGATGGCAGCTCTCTGCAATCACAGGCCCTGACCTTAGCGCTCGCGATGCCGGGAATGCTGACGACGTGGATGCTCAGCCGCCCCGAAATTCTCGGCACAGCCAGCCTCGATCAGAACCCGGTCGCGGCAATCAGTGATGTTGGCGCGACGAGAGTTAACCGCCCTCTTGCATTAGATGCCAGGGCTTCATTTGATCCTAACAGCAACAATAGCAGTGATTTAAGCTACGCCTGGAATTTTGGCGATGGCACAAAAGCGACGGGTATTGCCGTAACGCATACTTTTAAAGCCGCCGGAAATTATACCTTGACCCTGACGGTCAGTTCGCCCACCGGGAAACGCACCATCAGTAAGCAATTAGATGTAACGACGCAGCCAATCGCCACTAATCCGATACATCTCAACCAGGATGGCAAGCCGCCTGCTAATCCAGCGGTTATGCTGCCTGTTCCCGATAATAGCCTCTCCGATAGAGTAGCGCTGGCATCCACTACGACAGTGCCAATTCCATTGCCAACTACTCCTACCGTGCAACCGGTGGGCTTTTACATCGGTCTGGGTGTTCTGATAGTGATCTTGATAATTGGCGCAGGCTTAGCAATAGTCAGGATGAGAAGAAAGCAAGCTGCTTAG